Within the Thermanaeromonas toyohensis ToBE genome, the region TCGGAACAGAATCCCACCACTGAACACGTGGTACGTATCCCCTTGGAAGTGGAGAATTTAAGCGCAGGACTGGTAGTGGCCAATTTGCCTTCCGAGGTCCAAATAAGGTTAGAGGGCCGTAAAGGGCAGATAAAGAACTTGTTGCCCAGGGATATTAGAGCTTATGTGGACCTGCGGGCGGCCAGGGTCGGTGAAAATACCCTTCCTGTCCAAGTAACCCTCCCGGAAGGGGTTAGACTAGTGCGGGTTAACCCGGCCCAGGTGACAGTAAAGGTAGAGCAGGTTCAAGAAGTTTCCCTTCCTGTCCAAGTTAACTTAAATGGAGAACCTGCGGGTGGTTACCGGGCCCTAGATCCTATCCTTAAACCCTCCCAAGTAATAGTTTCGGGACCCGAAGCGCTCCTTAAAGAGATAGGGAAGGTATATGTAGAAGTGAAGCTCGACCAGGCGCGGGGGAACTACTTAGCTCAACTACCAGTACAGGTGGTTGATCGGGAGGGCCACCCTTTAAGCCGCTGGCTTACCCTTAAACCAGAAAGCGTGGAGGTATTCGTTCCGGTAGTCCAGGATATGCCTAGCCGGATGGTCGCTATTAGGCCGCGGCTGGTGGGAGAACCAGCAGCAGGGTACCAGATAAAGAGAGTAATTTTGCATCCCGAAGTAGTGGAGGTATTGGCTCCATATAATGTGCTAGCAACTTTAGATAACCTTTACACTACTCCTATTAACATCGCGGGGGCTCGCAAGAATATTATAGTGGAAAGCCAACTGGAGATACCGCCGGGTGTCCAGCTCAGTAGCTTCCCGCGAGTTCGCGTAATAGTGGAGATTGAAAGGGTGGGATAGGTGTGGGGAGGTTATTCGGAACCGATGGTGTACGGGGTGTGGCTAATAAAGAGTTAACCCCGGAGCTGGCCTTTAAG harbors:
- a CDS encoding CdaR family protein; its protein translation is MLERWRENLGVKLLAVTLALILWLYVTSEQNPTTEHVVRIPLEVENLSAGLVVANLPSEVQIRLEGRKGQIKNLLPRDIRAYVDLRAARVGENTLPVQVTLPEGVRLVRVNPAQVTVKVEQVQEVSLPVQVNLNGEPAGGYRALDPILKPSQVIVSGPEALLKEIGKVYVEVKLDQARGNYLAQLPVQVVDREGHPLSRWLTLKPESVEVFVPVVQDMPSRMVAIRPRLVGEPAAGYQIKRVILHPEVVEVLAPYNVLATLDNLYTTPINIAGARKNIIVESQLEIPPGVQLSSFPRVRVIVEIERVG